Part of the Enterobacter pseudoroggenkampii genome, ACCGCCTGGTGCCCTTCACGCGTCATCCCGTATTCCGTGGGTCGGTTCAGAAATTTGACCTTTTGCCCGTTGTGCCAGAATTCAGTGAAGTAGTGCTGGCCGAGTACGTTGGCCATTACTTCCGCCGCCAGCTTTTTCCAGATTTCATCGCCGGGCTTCGCATTTCCCGCATCGTAGAGCAGATCGGCCGAGGTGATTTCATCCATCGTCCAGCGCATTTTCAGGCCGCTCAATTGCGTGCCGTCGGTGACCAGCTCGGTTTTGAGGTCGATAAAGCTGTGAGGGTGTGCGCTGGCGGTTAAGCTGATAACCGCCAAAAATAACGCCATCGCACATTGTTTAACTGTTTGCATCAATTCCTCACGTCAAAAATTCTGTGATGTTCCCCAGCAATCCTGAGTGAAAGGCCTGCCGGCGCGCTTTTCAGCGCTCATCCTTTAGCTATTCTTATCAAACATTCACACTGGATACCCGACAGATGATGACGACGCTTGAAATTCCATCTGTGCTTTCCAGTTCGCAGCGCCGCTGCCAGGTGCTTTTGATGCTTTACCTGCCCGATGCTGCCGTCACCGCACAGAGCATAATCGCTGCCAACGGCGTGGACGACGCGATGGCACGGCAAGATATAGCCGAGACGCGCGATGAAATCCAGCGCTATCACCGGCTGGATATCGTTACGCACCACGACGGCTGCTACCGGATTGAAGGCACAGCCCTGAATCAGCGTTTATGCCTGCTGCACTGGCTGCGCCGGGCGCTGCGGCTTTGCCCGCAGTTCGTCTCGCACCAGTTTACCCCCGCATTAAAAACCGCGCTTAAACAACACGGCATCGCGCGGCCGCTTTACGACGATGCGAACCTGCGGGCACTGATCGGCTTCTGCTCACGCAAGCTCCAGCGCCAGTTTGAATGCCGCGACGTCCAGTTTTTACAGCTTTATCTGCAATACTGCCTTATTCAGCACCAGCTCGGGAATACGCCGCAGTTTTCCCACGTTCAGCGCAGCTGGACCCAGTCGAGAGGGGAGTATTTTACGGCGCAGGAGATCGTGCGCCACTGGAGACGGCGCGTCCCGCAGGGTGCCCACGGGGATGAACAGCTGTTTCTGGCGCTGCTGTTTATGATGCTCCGCACCCCCGATCCGGTGCTTGATAAGCACCAGCAGGATCAGCGTCTACGCCGGGCCATCGTGCGCATGGTGGCCCGCTTTCGTTCCCAGACCGGGATGAACTTCAGCGATGAACAAGGGCTGACCGATCAGCTGTATATCCATCTGGCTCAGGCGCTGGACCGTTCGCTGTTTGAGATCGGCATCGACAATAGCCTGCCGGAGGAGATCCACCGCCTTTATCCCCGACTGTTACGCACCACGAAAGAGGCGCTGTTTGAGCTGGAGGCGGAATTTGGCCTGCGTTTTTCCGATGAAGAGATGAGCCTCGTGGCGGTGATTTTTGGTGCCTGGCTGATGCAGGAGACTGACCTGCATGAAAAACAGGTGATCCTGCTGACGGGAGACGATAAAGCCAGCGAGGAGCAGATCGAACAGCAGCTTCGCGAGCTGACGCTGCTGCCGCTCAACATTCGCTACCTGACGCTGCAGGCTTTTCAGAAAGAGGGGGCGCCGCGCGAAGCCGCGCTGGTTATCACCCCCTACCCTACGGCCCTGCCGCTGTTCTCGCCGCCGTTGATTCATGCCGTTGAGACATTGAACGCGCAGCAGCAAGAACATATTCGCGCCATGCTGGAATCATAGCGACGCGCGGGGAGCCACTTTAGGGCGAACAACGATGGCGGGCAAGGCGACCAGCGCCATCACCCAGAAGACGCCGTGCCCCAGATGCTGATAGAGGAACCCCGCAAACACCGTCATGATCGCGATACTGCCCCCCATCGCCACTGCCGAATAGACGGCCTGCAGACGAATCACGTCCCCGCCCTCGCGCGCTGCGATATAGCGCATCGCCGCCAGATGGCACACGGTAAAGGTGCCGCAGTGAAGAATTTGCGCCACAATCAGCCACGGCAGATCGGTCGTCCAGCCCATAATCCCCCAGCGCGCCACCCCACACACGGCGGAAAGCAGCAGCAGGTCACGCGCGCCAAAGCGACGGAACAGTTTTTTGCTCAGGGCAAAGATAATGACTTCGGCCACCACGCCCAGCGACCATAGATAGCCCACGGCGGAAGCGGAATACCCTGCCCCCTGCCAGTAGATAGCGCTGAAACCATAGTACGCCGCATGTGCCCCCTGAAGGAGGCACACGCACGCCAGAAAACGCCAGCTCTGCGCGACCAGGCTCCGCCATGCGGGCCAGCCGGCGCTCTCCTGATGGCGACTTTCCCCTTGCGGCATCACCGATGGTCGCAGCAGCATACCCAGCAGCATCGAGGCAATGCCGATGCTCAGCAGGGCAAGAATGGCGCGGTAATCGTAAAGGCTGACCAGTTTGCCCACCAGCGCCGAGCCAATCACAAAGGCGATAGAGCCCCACAGACGCACGCGACCGTAGTCCATGGTGATCTGCTTTTGCCAGGTGTTCGCCAGGGCATCCGTCAGCGGCACCAGCGGTGAGAAGAACAGGTTAAAGCCGACCATCACCACCATCAGCCAGGCAAACTGGTGGCTGACCCAGAAGCAGGCCACAAAGACCAGGGTCAGCAGAGCAAGAATGCGCACGGCCTTGATCAGTAAGGAGGGATCGCTGACGCGCGGGGCAATCAGCAGGCTGCCGAGGAAACGCGCCACCAGCCCGGCCCCCAGCAGGACGCCGATGGTCTCGGGCGTCAGGCCGATACCCTTGAGCCAGACGCTCCAGAAGGGCAGAAAAATACCGTAGCTAAAGAAATAGGTGAAATAACTGAGCGCCAGCCAGCGCGTGGAATGCAAGACCATGAATCCCTCCCGAAATCGAGGCCATAGTCT contains:
- a CDS encoding DUF1007 family protein; this encodes MQTVKQCAMALFLAVISLTASAHPHSFIDLKTELVTDGTQLSGLKMRWTMDEITSADLLYDAGNAKPGDEIWKKLAAEVMANVLGQHYFTEFWHNGQKVKFLNRPTEYGMTREGHQAVLTFVLPLAHPQPLAGQTYRFSTFDPTYYVDMRYDKDSDVRLPDALQKSCKIGVHTPKPSEETLNFAVSLDKEDAPPEDMELGKQFAQEVTLQCQ
- the csiE gene encoding stationary phase inducible protein CsiE, which translates into the protein MMTTLEIPSVLSSSQRRCQVLLMLYLPDAAVTAQSIIAANGVDDAMARQDIAETRDEIQRYHRLDIVTHHDGCYRIEGTALNQRLCLLHWLRRALRLCPQFVSHQFTPALKTALKQHGIARPLYDDANLRALIGFCSRKLQRQFECRDVQFLQLYLQYCLIQHQLGNTPQFSHVQRSWTQSRGEYFTAQEIVRHWRRRVPQGAHGDEQLFLALLFMMLRTPDPVLDKHQQDQRLRRAIVRMVARFRSQTGMNFSDEQGLTDQLYIHLAQALDRSLFEIGIDNSLPEEIHRLYPRLLRTTKEALFELEAEFGLRFSDEEMSLVAVIFGAWLMQETDLHEKQVILLTGDDKASEEQIEQQLRELTLLPLNIRYLTLQAFQKEGAPREAALVITPYPTALPLFSPPLIHAVETLNAQQQEHIRAMLES
- a CDS encoding 3-phenylpropionate MFS transporter; translated protein: MVLHSTRWLALSYFTYFFSYGIFLPFWSVWLKGIGLTPETIGVLLGAGLVARFLGSLLIAPRVSDPSLLIKAVRILALLTLVFVACFWVSHQFAWLMVVMVGFNLFFSPLVPLTDALANTWQKQITMDYGRVRLWGSIAFVIGSALVGKLVSLYDYRAILALLSIGIASMLLGMLLRPSVMPQGESRHQESAGWPAWRSLVAQSWRFLACVCLLQGAHAAYYGFSAIYWQGAGYSASAVGYLWSLGVVAEVIIFALSKKLFRRFGARDLLLLSAVCGVARWGIMGWTTDLPWLIVAQILHCGTFTVCHLAAMRYIAAREGGDVIRLQAVYSAVAMGGSIAIMTVFAGFLYQHLGHGVFWVMALVALPAIVVRPKVAPRASL